Proteins found in one Melospiza melodia melodia isolate bMelMel2 unplaced genomic scaffold, bMelMel2.pri scaffold_282, whole genome shotgun sequence genomic segment:
- the LOC134433975 gene encoding 26S proteasome regulatory subunit 6B — protein sequence MEELGLLGEKPQDDAPPSAAPRPLPGLSFLVPEPEDLEDLYSRYKKLQQELEFLEVQEEYIKDEQRNLKKEFLHAQEEVKRIQSIPLVIGQFLEAVDQNTAIVGSTTGSNYYVRILSTIDRELLKPNASVALHKHSNALVDVLPPEADSSIMMLTSDQKPDVVYADIGGMDIQKQEVREAVELPLTHFELYKQIGIDPPRGVLMYGPPGCGKTMLAKAVAHHTTAAFIRVVGSEFVQKYLGEGPRMVRDVFRLAKENAPAIIFIDEIDAIATKRFDAQTGADREVQRILLELLNQMDGFDQNVNVKVIMATNRADTLDPALLRPGRLDRKIEFPLPDRRQKRLIFSTITGKMNLSEEVDLEDYVARPDKISGADINSICQEGGMLAVRENRYIVLAKDFEKAYKTVIKKDEQEHEFYK from the exons atggaggagctggggctgctcgggGAGAAGCCGCAG GACGATGCCCCGCCCTCGGCCGCCCCCCGGCCCCTGCCCGGCCTCTCCTTCCTGGTGCCCGAGCCCGAGGACCTGGAGGACCTGTACAGCAGGTACAAG aagctgcagcaggagctggagttcCTGGAGGTGCAGGAGGAGTACATCAAGGACGAGCAGCGCAACCTCAAGAAGGAGTTCCTGCACGCGCAGGAGGAGGTGAAGCGCATCCAGAGCATCCCGCTGGTCATCGGGCAGTTCCTCGAGGCCGTCGACCAGAACACGGCCATCGTCGGCTCcaccacag GTTCCAACTACTACGTGCGCATCCTGAGCACCATCGACCGCGAGCTGCTCAAGCCCAACGCCTCGGTGGCGCTGCACAAGCACAGCAACGCCCTGGTGGACGTCCTGCCGCCCGAGGCCGACAGCAGCATCATGATGCTCACCTCAG accAGAAGCCGGACGTGGTCTACGCCGACATCGGTGGCATGGACATCCAGAAGCAGGAGGTGCGCGAGGCCGTGGAGCTGCCGCTGACGCACTTCGAGCTCTACAAGCAG ATCGGCATTGACCCCCCGCGGGGGGTGCTGATGTACGGCCCCCCCGGCTGCGGGAAGACCATGCTGGCCAAGGCGGTGGCCCACCACACCACGG CCGCCTTCATCCGCGTGGTGGGCTCGGAGTTCGTGCAGAAGTACCTGGGCGAGGGCCCGCGCATGGTGCGCGACGTCTTCCGCCTGGCCAAGGAGAACGCGCCGGCCATCATCTTCATCGACGAGATCGACGCCATCGCCACCAAGCGCTTCGACGCCCAGACCGGCG CCGACCGCGAGGTCCAACGgatcctcctggagctcctgAACCAGATGGACGGCTTCGACCAGAACGTCAACGTCAAG GTGATCATGGCCACCAACCGCGCGGACACGCTGGACCCGGCGCTGCTCCGGCCCGGCCGCCTGGACCGCAAGATCGAGTTCCCGCTGCCCGACCGGCGGCAGAAGCGCCTCATCTTCTCCACCATCACCGGCAAGATGAACCTGTCCGAGGAGGTGGACCTGGAGGATT ACGTGGCGCGGCCGGACAAGATCTCGGGGGCCGACATCAACTCCATCTGCCAGgag GGCGGCATGCTGGCCGTGCGCGAGAACCGCTACATCGTGCTGGCCAAGGACTTTGAGAAGGCGTACAAAACCGTCATCAAGAAGGACGAGCAGGAGCACGAGTTCTACaagtga